Below is a window of Pseudomonas eucalypticola DNA.
TGAGCAGGCCACTGCGGTTGGTAATCAGGGTCTGGAGAAGAGAGGGAAATCCATTGAGTGGGAGGTCGTGGGTGCCTGATTCCTGCATGCTGCTACCTGCGAAGTCTGAGGGACAGAAGGTTGTATCCATACGTAACGGCGTGGACATTAGAGTTGTTGGTTATCGTTGTCAAATGAGAATTGGTTCTATCTGTAATCTTTTTTGTGCGCCGCAGTGGTGCTTATTTGCCACCTTTTTTACGCCAGGCACGGTTTCCAGGCGTGCCTGGGGCCCTGCGGTTTGCGCCCCGAGTAAATTGGGTCGGAAGCTGATCGTCTCTTGAGCAGTGTCATTCCGGCCCGTTGAGGGCTGTCTGTTCAAGGAGCCCCTGTGCATTCGTTTTCGATACAAAGCGCGGCCTGGGCCGCCTGCTGTCTGCTGGCGGGCACCGCCTATGCGGCCGACCCCGCGCCCGTGGCGCAACTGAGCTGGACGTCGCTGGGTGTACCGCATATTCAGGCCAGCGACGACCACGGGCTGGGCGAGGGCATCGGTTATGCCTATGCCCGCGACAATCTCTGCCTGCTGGAAGACGAAGTGCTCACGGCCAGCGGCGAGCGTGCCCGGTATCAGGGCCGGGCAGGCACGTCCTCCAGCGGCCTGGACAACCTCACCTCGGACATCTTCTTCCAATGGCTCAATGGCCCTGAGGCGGTGCAGGCGTTCTGGCGTGCGCAGCCGCCGGCCATGCAGCAGCGCATCGCCGGCTATGTGGCGGGGGTCAACCGTTACCTGGCCCAGACGCCTACCGCGCAGCAGCCTGAACAGTGCCGCAACGCAGGCTGGCTACGGCCGTTGGCCAACGATGACGTGATACGCCTGGTGCGGCGCATGCTGGTGGAAGGCGGCGTCGGGCGTTTTGCCAAGGCCCTGGTGGCCGCCGCGCCACCGGGTGCCGCCGGGCCTCAGGCCGCCAATCCCCAGGCCGCCGCTCAAGCCCTGGCGCAGTTGCAGACGTTTGCCAATACCCGCGGCAGCAATGCCATCGCGGTGGGTGGCGCGCGCAGTGACAACGGCAAAGGGTTGCTGTTGGGCAACCCGCACTTCCCGTGGACCGGTGGCTTGCGCTTTTACCAGATGCACCTGACCATCCCCGGGCAACTGGACGTGATGGGCGCGGCACTGCCGGGCTTGCCGCTGGTGAATATCGGCTTCAACCAGCACCTGGCCTGGACCCATACCGTGGACCAGTCCAGCCACTTCACCCTGCACCGGCTGACGCTGACCGACGCTGGCAAGGCCTACCTGGTGGACGGCCAGCCCCAGGCGTTGCGCAAGCAGACCTTGAGCGTGCGCGTGCGTGAAGCCGATGGACGCCTGGTGACCGTGAACCATGATGTCTACCGTTCGCGCTTCGGCCCCCTGGTGACGTTGCCCGGGCTGATGCCCTGGGACGCCAGCCATGCTTATGCCCTGCAGGACGCCAACCTGGGCAACGACCGTATCCTGGCCCAGTGGGACGCCATCAACCGCGCCAGCAGCGTCAGGCAGTTGCAGCAGGCCGTCGCTGACCATCAGGGCATTCCCTGGGTCAACACCCTGGCGGTGGACGACACCGGCCAGTCGCTGTACATGAACGCCTCGGTAGTGCCCAACATTCCCTTGGCGCAGTTGGCCCAGTGCGCCGACCCGGCCCTGGTCAAGGCGGGCCTCCCAGGCCTCGATGGCAGCCGCAGTGCGTGTGACTGGCAGAACGACGGGGGCGCCCAGCAGCCGGGCATCGTCGCCGCGCGCCACCTGCCCCAACTGCTGCGCAACGACGTGTTGCAGAATTCCAACGACAGCGCCTGGATGACCCAACCCTCGGCGCCCCTGGTGGGCTTCTCGCCGTTGATCAGCCGTAGCGACCGGCCATTGGGCCTGCGCGCGCGCTTTGCCCTCGACCAACTGCAGCGGCTGGGCGACCGGCCAGTCACCCCAGCGTTCTTGCAGGGCCTGGTCACGGGCAACCGGGTCTACCTGGCCGACCTGGTACTTGATGACGTGCTGGCTTTCTGCAAGGCCCGTGGCGATGCCACCACCGCCTCGGCCTGCGCCGGCTTGATAGCCTGGGACCGCCGGGCGCAACTGGACAGTGGCGTGGGCATGCTGTACTTCCAGTTGACCTTGGCCGGGTTGCAGACCGGGCAGGACTGGCGCGTGCCGTTCTCGCCCACTGACCCCGTCCATACCCCTGCCGGCATCGCCTGGCAGAACCCGGACGTGGCGGCTCGCCTCAAACAGGCTCTGGCCACGGCCAGCGCCCAGGTGGCCAAGGCAGGCGTGGCTGCCGAGACTCGCTGGGGGCAGTTGCAGGGCGTGCAGCGCGGGAGCCAGCGTATCGCCATCCCGGGCGGTGACGGCAAGTTGGGGGTCTATGACGCCATGACGACCCGGCGCCATGGCCTGCAGTTCGAGGTCGATGGCGGGAGCAGCTATATCCAGTTGGTCGGCTTCGGCCCCGATGGCCCGGTGGCACGAGGGTTGCTGGCGTTTTCCCAGTCCAGCAACCCGGCATCGCCGCACTTCAAGGACCAGACCCTGCTGTTCTCCGCCCAGCAGTGGCAGCCGTTGCCGTTCACCCCGGCGCAGATCGCCGCCGACGGTGAACATGAGGTGCTGCAATTGCGTTAAGCCTGCCAGCCCGGCCGGCGGTTACCCCGCAGGGTAACCGTCCCGCCGCGCGGTTCAGCCGCTGAACGTCAGCGTGCCCTTCATCATGGTGGCGTGGAAGGGGTAGGAACAGAAGAACACGTAGTCATCACCCTTCTTCAGCTTTTTGGTGTCCAGGGTCACCGTCGCTTTCTCGCCACCGCCAATCAGCTTGGTGTGCGCCAGTACCCGAGCATCACCCGGCTGGACATAGTCATTGCTTTCGCCCGCCTTGGAGCCGTCATCGGTCACGCCCTTGAGGTCATCCTTCTTGCTCAGCACCCAGTTATGCCCCATGACGTTCTTGGGGAGTGTGCCCGGGTGTTCCAGGGTGACCTGGAACTGCTTGCAGCTGGCGGGCACGGCGATGGTCTTGAGGTCGTAGGTCATCTGATCGGTGCCATGGATGGTCACCGAGCACTGGGTGTCGGCGAAGGCGAAACCGGAAAGCGTTAGTGCAGCCAAGGCTGCGGCAGTGCGAAGCATGGTCTATCTCCAGAAATGAACGGGCGGCGCCACGGGGGGGCGCCGGCCTAGAGCATGACGAAGCTCGCTGGCGAGGCTTTAGAAAGCTGAGTCGGTTTTCATTTGCGGACCCCCGAAGGGTGAAACGCATAATCAAATACCTTTATGTTACTTCCTGTTTAATATCAGCATTGTGATAATTCGCGGTGTGCGGGAATACGCCCGTCACCCGGCAAAGGAAGCAGATACCCATGATGCACCTGGCGCTCTACCTTGAAGCAGGCATCCACCAGGGAGGCTGGCGGCACCCTGACTCGGCTACCAGCGGCGGTGTCGATTGGCCCTTGTACAAGAAGATCGCCAAGCGCGCCGAAGCGGCCTGCCTGGACATGCTGTTCGTGGCCGACAAGTTGTCGATCGACGACAACTACGGCGGCCACTTCGCCGACACCGTGAAATACCGCGCGGTGGCGCGTCCCGAACCGTTGACCCTGCTGGCCGCGCTGGCGGCGGTTACCGATCGCATCGGCCTGGGCGGCACGGTGTCTTCCTCCTATTCGGCGCCGTTCACGGCGGCGCGGATGCTGGCCAACATCGACCACCTCAGCGGCGGCCGGGCGGCGTGGAACGTGGTCACCTCGGTGAGCGACGGCGAGGCGCGCAACCACGGGCGGGCCACCCATTATGCCCACGGCGAGCGTTACCAGCGTGCCGAAGAGTTCATCGATGTGGTGCGCAAACTATGGGATAGCCACGGTGATGATGCGCTGGTGCGAGATGTGGCCAGTGGCGTGCATGGCGACCCGTCGCGGTTGCAGTACGTCGACCATCGGGGCGCCCACTTCGACGTGCGCGGGCCGCTGAATATCGCGCGCCCGCCCCAGGGCCACCCGGTGCTGATCCAGGCCGGGGTGTCGGAGACCTTCATCGACCTGGCGGCGCGACACGCCGAGGTGGTGTTCGTGGTGCAGGCCACGCTGCCCCGCGCGCGGGATTTCTACCGCCTGATCAAAGAGCGCGCCAAGGCGTTCGGCCGTGACCCGGCCTCGATCAAGGTGCTGCCAGGCATCGTGCCGATCGTCGGCGTGGATGGCCGGGAAGCACGTGAAAAGGACGCGTTGCTCAAGTCGCTGATCCGTCCCGAGGCTGGCCTGAGTTTCATGTCCGCGAGCATGAACCACGACTTGTCCCAGTACCCGCTCAACGCGCCACTGCCGGATATCACTGAGCGCATCACTGGCAGCAAGGGTCGTTTCCAGTACGTCATTCAGGAAGCCGTGGCCCGGGGCATGACCGTGGCCGAAGTGGGCAAGTGGTACGCCGAAAGCCTGTCATTCTTCTCTCCCGTAGGCAGCCCCCAGGAAGTCGCCGAGCAACTGATCGACTGGTACCAGGCCGAAGCCTGCGATGGTTTCGTGGTGCTGCCGGCGTACCTGGAAGAGGGGGATGACCTGTTCCTCGGCCAGGTGGTGCCGTTGCTGCAACAGGCCGGGGTATTCCGCCAGTCCTACCCGGGCAGGACCCTGCGCGACACCCTGGGGCTGACGACACCGGGTAGTGGCCCTGGCAAAGTGGCGCGCAGGTAGCGGGCCAGGCAGGACCGCGCGCAAGCTCGGCAAGCAGGCGACGCGGTCGAAGTGACGCGGGTGGTAGCGCGCCACGTCGGCCATGGCTCGGCGGTTGCCCTCTGGAATGCGCGGTGCAGGCAACCTTGATATTACGGGTAGGCAACGGTGCTGTATCAGCCATACTAGGCGCTTTCCTTTCAGCCAGGCGCATCGATGTCCAGCTTGCCCGAACCCGTCCCGTCTTCGTTGTCACCCATGCGCCGCGGCCGCAGGCTATTGCGTTCACGCTGGCGAGGCGGGCGCCAGCAGTTGGCGTTCTGGGTCGGAGCGCTGTTGGTAGGGCTGGTGGCGCTGGCCTTCGCCTGGCTGGCTGACCAGTCGTTCGCGCTGTTTCAACAGCTGCTCGGCAGCGCCGCCTGGCTGCCGCTGCTGATAACGCCCCTGGGGTTCGCCACGCTGGCCTGGGCGACACAGCGCTGGTTCGCGGGCGCCAAGGGCAGCGGTATTCCCCAGGTGATCGCGGCGCTGGAAACGCCATCAAGGGGGTTGCGCGCGCAGGTGCTGGCGCTGCCATTGGCGGCGGCGCGCCTGTGTCTCACCTTGGGCGCCTTGCTGGTGGGCGGCTCGGTAGGGCGTGAAGGGCCCACGGTGCACGTGGGGGCGGCCGTGTTGCATGCCTTCGGTACGCGCCTTGGCCTGCATGGCCGTCGCGCGGTGGCGGGGCTGATTCTGGCGGGGGGCGCGGCGGGCATCGCCGCGGCGTTCAACACGCCGCTAGCCGGCGTGGTGTTCGCCATCGAGGAATTGAGCCGCACGTTCGAGCAGCGCTTCAGTGGCCTGGTACTCACGGCCGTGCTGATTGGCGGTGCGGTAACCCTGGGGCTGATGGGCCACTATTCCTACTTCGGTGAGGTGGGTGGGCACTTGCCGGTGGGGTGGGGGTGGGGGGAGGTACCGGCGTGTGCGCTGCTGGGCGGTGTGCTGGGGGGCGTGTACGTGAAGCTGGTACTGCCTTCACGGCGTGGCTGGATCGGCCGCCTGTGCGCCCTGCGTGACCGCACTCCCGTGCGCTTCGCCGGTGCCTGCGGGCTGGTGCTGGCGCTGCTGGGACTGCCGTCCGGCAACCATGTGTTCGGTACCGGTTACCAGGAGACTCATGCGTTGCTGGAGGGCCAACCGGTAACCGACGGCGCCTTCCTGTTGTGGAAGTTTCTGGCCAATGTGGTGTCTTACCTGGCGGGTATTCCCGGGGGGCTGTTTTCGCCCTCGCTGAGCATCGGCGCCGCGTTCGCACCGCTGCTCGCCTGGTTGCCGGGCTT
It encodes the following:
- a CDS encoding acylase, with the protein product MHSFSIQSAAWAACCLLAGTAYAADPAPVAQLSWTSLGVPHIQASDDHGLGEGIGYAYARDNLCLLEDEVLTASGERARYQGRAGTSSSGLDNLTSDIFFQWLNGPEAVQAFWRAQPPAMQQRIAGYVAGVNRYLAQTPTAQQPEQCRNAGWLRPLANDDVIRLVRRMLVEGGVGRFAKALVAAAPPGAAGPQAANPQAAAQALAQLQTFANTRGSNAIAVGGARSDNGKGLLLGNPHFPWTGGLRFYQMHLTIPGQLDVMGAALPGLPLVNIGFNQHLAWTHTVDQSSHFTLHRLTLTDAGKAYLVDGQPQALRKQTLSVRVREADGRLVTVNHDVYRSRFGPLVTLPGLMPWDASHAYALQDANLGNDRILAQWDAINRASSVRQLQQAVADHQGIPWVNTLAVDDTGQSLYMNASVVPNIPLAQLAQCADPALVKAGLPGLDGSRSACDWQNDGGAQQPGIVAARHLPQLLRNDVLQNSNDSAWMTQPSAPLVGFSPLISRSDRPLGLRARFALDQLQRLGDRPVTPAFLQGLVTGNRVYLADLVLDDVLAFCKARGDATTASACAGLIAWDRRAQLDSGVGMLYFQLTLAGLQTGQDWRVPFSPTDPVHTPAGIAWQNPDVAARLKQALATASAQVAKAGVAAETRWGQLQGVQRGSQRIAIPGGDGKLGVYDAMTTRRHGLQFEVDGGSSYIQLVGFGPDGPVARGLLAFSQSSNPASPHFKDQTLLFSAQQWQPLPFTPAQIAADGEHEVLQLR
- the azu gene encoding azurin, whose amino-acid sequence is MLRTAAALAALTLSGFAFADTQCSVTIHGTDQMTYDLKTIAVPASCKQFQVTLEHPGTLPKNVMGHNWVLSKKDDLKGVTDDGSKAGESNDYVQPGDARVLAHTKLIGGGEKATVTLDTKKLKKGDDYVFFCSYPFHATMMKGTLTFSG
- a CDS encoding LLM class flavin-dependent oxidoreductase, whose protein sequence is MMHLALYLEAGIHQGGWRHPDSATSGGVDWPLYKKIAKRAEAACLDMLFVADKLSIDDNYGGHFADTVKYRAVARPEPLTLLAALAAVTDRIGLGGTVSSSYSAPFTAARMLANIDHLSGGRAAWNVVTSVSDGEARNHGRATHYAHGERYQRAEEFIDVVRKLWDSHGDDALVRDVASGVHGDPSRLQYVDHRGAHFDVRGPLNIARPPQGHPVLIQAGVSETFIDLAARHAEVVFVVQATLPRARDFYRLIKERAKAFGRDPASIKVLPGIVPIVGVDGREAREKDALLKSLIRPEAGLSFMSASMNHDLSQYPLNAPLPDITERITGSKGRFQYVIQEAVARGMTVAEVGKWYAESLSFFSPVGSPQEVAEQLIDWYQAEACDGFVVLPAYLEEGDDLFLGQVVPLLQQAGVFRQSYPGRTLRDTLGLTTPGSGPGKVARR
- a CDS encoding chloride channel protein, which codes for MSSLPEPVPSSLSPMRRGRRLLRSRWRGGRQQLAFWVGALLVGLVALAFAWLADQSFALFQQLLGSAAWLPLLITPLGFATLAWATQRWFAGAKGSGIPQVIAALETPSRGLRAQVLALPLAAARLCLTLGALLVGGSVGREGPTVHVGAAVLHAFGTRLGLHGRRAVAGLILAGGAAGIAAAFNTPLAGVVFAIEELSRTFEQRFSGLVLTAVLIGGAVTLGLMGHYSYFGEVGGHLPVGWGWGEVPACALLGGVLGGVYVKLVLPSRRGWIGRLCALRDRTPVRFAGACGLVLALLGLPSGNHVFGTGYQETHALLEGQPVTDGAFLLWKFLANVVSYLAGIPGGLFSPSLSIGAAFAPLLAWLPGFNLQTCALLGMGAYLAGVTRSPLTASVIVLELSHSPDLAIPMLAASLMAAAISGWIAPVSLYHALAHQFLDRLAPAKA